From the genome of Neomonachus schauinslandi chromosome 5, ASM220157v2, whole genome shotgun sequence, one region includes:
- the TAOK2 gene encoding serine/threonine-protein kinase TAO2 isoform X1, with translation MPAGGRAGSLKDPDVAELFFKDDPEKLFSDLREIGHGSFGAVYFARDVRNSEVVAIKKMSYSGKQSNEKWQDIIKEVRFLQKLRHPNTIQYRGCYLREHTAWLVMEYCLGSASDLLEVHKKPLQEVEIAAVTHGALQGLAYLHSHNMIHRDVKAGNILLSEPGLVKLGDFGSASIMAPANSFVGTPYWMAPEVILAMDEGQYDGKVDVWSLGITCIELAERKPPLFNMNAMSALYHIAQNESPVLQSGHWSEYFRNFVDSCLQKIPQDRPTSEVLLKHRFVLRERPPTVIMDLIQRTKDAVRELDNLQYRKMKKILFQEAPNGPGAEAPEEEEPAPCPQEAEPYMHRAGTLTSLESSHSVPSMSISASSQSSSVNSLADASDNEEEEEEEEEEEEEEEGPEAREMAMMQEGEHTVTSHSSIIHRLPGSDNLYDDPYQPEMTPGPLQQPAAPAPTSTTSSARRRAYCRNRDHFATIRTASLVSRQIQEHEQDSALREQLSGYKRMRRQHQKQLLALESRLRGEREEHSARLQRELEAQRAGFGAEAEKLSRRHQAIGEKEARAAQAEERKFQQHILGQQKKELAALLEAQKRTYKLRKEQLKEELQENPSTPKREKAEWLLRQKEQLQQCQAEEEAGLLRRQRQYFELQCRQYKRKMLLARHSLDQDLLREDLNKKQTQKDLECALLLRQHEATRELELRQLQAVQRTRAELTRLQHQTELGNQLEYNKRREQELRQKHAAQVRQQPKSLKVRAGQRPPGLPLPIPGALGPPSTGTPREEQPCSSDQEAVLNQRILGEEEEAVPERRILGKEGATLEPEEQRILGEESGTPSPGPQKHRSLVEEEVWGLPEEEVEELRVPFLAPQERSIVGQETAGEWRLWGKEDGSLLDEEFELGWIPGPALTPVPEEEEEEEEGAPIRTPRDPGDGCPSPDIPPEPPPTHLRHGPASQLPGLLSHGLLAGLSFAVGSSSGLLPLLLLLLLPLLAAQGGGGLQASLLALEVGLVGLGASYLLLCTALHLPPSLFLLLAQGTALGAVLGLSWRRGLMGVPLGLGAAWLLAWPGLALPLAALAAGGKWLRQQGPRMRRGISRLWLRALLRLSPMAFRALQGCGAVGDRGLFALYPKTNKDGFRSRLPVPGPRRGNPRTARHPLALLARFWTLCKGWNWRLARASQGLASHLPPWAIHTLASWGLLRGERPSRIPRLLPRSQRRLGPPASRQPVPGTLTGRRSRTRQSRALPPWR, from the exons CTGGTGATGGAGTATTGCCTGGGCTCAGCTTCTGACCTTCTAGAAG TGCACAAGAAGCCCCTTCAGGAGGTGGAGATTGCAGCTGTGACCCACGGGGCCCTTCAGGGCCTGGCTTATCTGCACTCCCACAACATGATCCATAG GGATGTGAAGGCTGGAAACATCTTGCTATCAGAGCCAGGCTTGGTGAAGCTGGGGGACTTTGGCTCTGCATCTATCATGGCACCCGCCAACTCCTTTGTGGGCACCCCATACTG GATGGCTCCGGAGGTGATCCTGGCAATGGATGAGGGGCAGTACGATGGCAAGGTGGATGTCTGGTCCTTGGGGATAACCTGCATTGAGCTGG CCGAACGGAAACCACCGCTGTTTAACATGAATGCGATGAGTGCCTTATACCACATTGCACAGAACGAGTCCCCTGTGCTCCAGTCAGGACACTG GTCTGAGTACTTCCGGAATTTTGTTGACTCCTGTCTTCAGAAAATCCCTCAAGACAGACCAACCTCAGAGGTTCTTCTGAAG CACCGCTTTGTGCTCCGGGAGCGGCCACCCACAGTCATCATGGATCTCATCCAGAGGACTAAGGATGCTGTGCGGGAGCTGGACAACCTGCAGTACCGAAAGATGAAGAAGATCCTGTTCCAAGAGGCACCCAATGGCCCTGGTGCTGAGgccccagaggaagaggag CCTGCACCCTGTCCACAGGAGGCCGAGCCCTATATGCACCGGGCTGGGACGCTGACCAGTCTAGAGAGTAGCCACTCAGTGCCCAGCATGTCCATCAGCGCCTCCAGCCAGAGCAGTTCGGTCAACAGCCTAGCAGATGCTTCAGacaatgaggaggaggaggaggaagaagaagaggaagaggaggaagaggaagggcccGAAGCCCGAGAGATGGCCATGATGCAGGAGGGGGAGCACACAGTCACCTCCCATAGTTCCATCATCCACCGACTGCCG GGTTCTGACAACCTGTATGATGACCCCTACCAGCCAGAGATGACCCCTGGCCCTCTCCAGCAGCCGGCAGCCCCAGCTCCCACCTCTACCACCTCTTCTGCCCGCCGCCGGGCCTACTGCCGCAACCGGGACCACTTTGCCACCATTCGTACTGCCTCCCTG GTCAGCCGCCAGATCCAGGAGCACGAGCAGGACTCGGCGCTGCGGGAGCAGCTGAGTGGCTATAAGCGGATGCGACGACAGCACCAGAAGCAGCTGCTGGCCCTCGAGTCGCGGCTGCGGGGTGAGCGCGAGGAGCACAGCGCGCGGCTGCAGCGGGAGCTTGAGGCCCAGCGGGCTGGCTTTGGGGCTGAGGCAGAAAAGCTGTCCCGGCGGCACCAGGCCATCGGTGAGAAGGAGGCTCGAGCTGCCCAGGCCGAGGAGCGGAAGTTCCAGCAGCACATCCTTGGGCAGCAGAAGAAGGAGCTGGCCGCCCTGCTGGAGGCACAGAAGCGAACCTACAAACTGCGGAAGGAGCAGCTGAAAGAG GAGCTCCAGGAGAACCCCAGCACCCCGAAGCGGGAGAAGGCCGAGTGGCTTctgaggcagaaggagcagctCCAGCAGTGCCAGGCGGAGGAGGAGGCGGGGCTGCTGCGACGTCAGCGCCAGTACTTTGAGCTTCAGTGTCGCCAGTATAAGCGCAAGATGCTGCTGGCTCGTCACAGCCTGGACCAGGACCTGCTGCGGGAG GATTTGAACAAGAAGCAGACCCAGAAGGACTTGGAGTGTGCGTTGCTGCTGCGGCAGCATGAGGCCACACGGGAGCTGGAGCTACGGCAGCTCCAGGCCGTCCAGCGCACACGGGCGGAGCTCACCCGCCTGCAGCACCAGACGGAGCTGGGTAACCAGCTGGAGTACAACAAGCGGCGTGAGCAAGAGTTGCGGCAGAAGCACGCGGCCCAGGTTCGCCAGCAGCCCAAGAGCCTCAAAGTACGTGCAGGCCAGCGTCCCCCGGGCCTCCCGCTCCCCATTCCTGGGGCTCTGGGACCACCCAGCACAGGCACCCCTAGAGAAGAGCAGCCCTGTTCATCTGACCAGGAGGCAGTCCTGAACCAAAGAAttctgggagaggaggaggaagcagttCCAGAGAGAAGGATTCTGGGAAAGGAAGGGGCCACCTTGGAGCCAGAGGAACAGAGGATATTGGGGGAAGAATCAGGAACCCCTAGTCCCGGTCCACAAAAACATAGGAGTTTGGTTGAGGAGGAAGTTTGGGGTCTGCCTGAGGAGGAGGTAGAAGAACTTAGAGTCCCATTCCTGGCACCCCAGGAGAGGAGCATTGTAGGCCAGGAGACAGCTGGGGAATGGAGGTTATGGGGGAAAGAGGATGGGAGCCTACTGGATGAGGAATTTGAGCttggctggatcccaggcccgGCACTGACCCCAGTtcccgaggaggaggaggaagaggaagagggagctcCAATTAGGACCCCAAGGGATCCTGGAGATGGCTGTCCCTCACCAGACATCCCCCCTGAGCCCCCTCCAACACATCTGAGGCACGGCCCTGCTAGCCAGCTCCCTGGACTTCTGTCCCATGGTCTCCTGGCCGGCCTCTCCTTTGCAGTGGGGTCCTCCTctggcctcctgcccctcctACTCCTGCTGCTCCTCCCACTGCTGGCAGCgcagggtgggggtggcctgCAGGCCTCACTGCTGGCCCTTGAGGTGGGGCTGGTGGGCCTGGGGGCCTCCTACCTACTTCTTTGTACAGCTCTGCACCTGCCCCCCAGTCTGTTCCTACTCCTGGCCCAGGGCACCGCACTGGGGGCCGTCCTGGGTCTGAGTTGGCGCCGTGGCCTTATGGGTGTCCCTCTGGGCCTTGGGGCTGCCTGGCTCTTAGCCTGGCCAGGCCTGGCTCTACCTCTGGCAGCTCTCGCAGCTGGGGGCAAATGGTTGCGGCAGCAGGGCCCCCGGATGCGCCGGGGTATCTCTCGACTCTGGTTGCGGGCTCTCCTGCGCCTATCGCCCATGGCCTTTCGTGCCCTACAGGGCTGTGGGGCTGTGGGGGACCGGGGCCTGTTTGCACTCTACCCCAAAACCAACAAGGATGGCTTCCGCAGCCGTTTGCCTGTCCCTGGGCCCCGGCGGGGTAATCCCCGCACTGCCCGACACCCACTAGCCCTGTTGGCGAGGTTTTGGACCCTGTGCAAGGGCTGGAACTGGCGCCTGGCACGGGCCAGCCAGGGTTTAGCCTCCCACTTGCCCCCCTGGGCCATCCACACACTGGCCAGCTGGGGCCTGCTCCGGGGTGAAAGGCCCAGCCGTATCCCTCGGCTGCTGCCACGCAGCCAGCGCCGGCTGGGGCCTCCTGCCTCTCGCCAGCCAGTGCCTGGGACTCTAACTGGGCGGCGATCCCGAACCCGCCAGTCCCGGGCCCTGCCTCCCTGGAGGTAA
- the TAOK2 gene encoding serine/threonine-protein kinase TAO2 isoform X2 has translation MPAGGRAGSLKDPDVAELFFKDDPEKLFSDLREIGHGSFGAVYFARDVRNSEVVAIKKMSYSGKQSNEKWQDIIKEVRFLQKLRHPNTIQYRGCYLREHTAWLVMEYCLGSASDLLEVHKKPLQEVEIAAVTHGALQGLAYLHSHNMIHRDVKAGNILLSEPGLVKLGDFGSASIMAPANSFVGTPYWMAPEVILAMDEGQYDGKVDVWSLGITCIELAERKPPLFNMNAMSALYHIAQNESPVLQSGHWSEYFRNFVDSCLQKIPQDRPTSEVLLKHRFVLRERPPTVIMDLIQRTKDAVRELDNLQYRKMKKILFQEAPNGPGAEAPEEEEEAEPYMHRAGTLTSLESSHSVPSMSISASSQSSSVNSLADASDNEEEEEEEEEEEEEEEGPEAREMAMMQEGEHTVTSHSSIIHRLPGSDNLYDDPYQPEMTPGPLQQPAAPAPTSTTSSARRRAYCRNRDHFATIRTASLVSRQIQEHEQDSALREQLSGYKRMRRQHQKQLLALESRLRGEREEHSARLQRELEAQRAGFGAEAEKLSRRHQAIGEKEARAAQAEERKFQQHILGQQKKELAALLEAQKRTYKLRKEQLKEELQENPSTPKREKAEWLLRQKEQLQQCQAEEEAGLLRRQRQYFELQCRQYKRKMLLARHSLDQDLLREDLNKKQTQKDLECALLLRQHEATRELELRQLQAVQRTRAELTRLQHQTELGNQLEYNKRREQELRQKHAAQVRQQPKSLKVRAGQRPPGLPLPIPGALGPPSTGTPREEQPCSSDQEAVLNQRILGEEEEAVPERRILGKEGATLEPEEQRILGEESGTPSPGPQKHRSLVEEEVWGLPEEEVEELRVPFLAPQERSIVGQETAGEWRLWGKEDGSLLDEEFELGWIPGPALTPVPEEEEEEEEGAPIRTPRDPGDGCPSPDIPPEPPPTHLRHGPASQLPGLLSHGLLAGLSFAVGSSSGLLPLLLLLLLPLLAAQGGGGLQASLLALEVGLVGLGASYLLLCTALHLPPSLFLLLAQGTALGAVLGLSWRRGLMGVPLGLGAAWLLAWPGLALPLAALAAGGKWLRQQGPRMRRGISRLWLRALLRLSPMAFRALQGCGAVGDRGLFALYPKTNKDGFRSRLPVPGPRRGNPRTARHPLALLARFWTLCKGWNWRLARASQGLASHLPPWAIHTLASWGLLRGERPSRIPRLLPRSQRRLGPPASRQPVPGTLTGRRSRTRQSRALPPWR, from the exons CTGGTGATGGAGTATTGCCTGGGCTCAGCTTCTGACCTTCTAGAAG TGCACAAGAAGCCCCTTCAGGAGGTGGAGATTGCAGCTGTGACCCACGGGGCCCTTCAGGGCCTGGCTTATCTGCACTCCCACAACATGATCCATAG GGATGTGAAGGCTGGAAACATCTTGCTATCAGAGCCAGGCTTGGTGAAGCTGGGGGACTTTGGCTCTGCATCTATCATGGCACCCGCCAACTCCTTTGTGGGCACCCCATACTG GATGGCTCCGGAGGTGATCCTGGCAATGGATGAGGGGCAGTACGATGGCAAGGTGGATGTCTGGTCCTTGGGGATAACCTGCATTGAGCTGG CCGAACGGAAACCACCGCTGTTTAACATGAATGCGATGAGTGCCTTATACCACATTGCACAGAACGAGTCCCCTGTGCTCCAGTCAGGACACTG GTCTGAGTACTTCCGGAATTTTGTTGACTCCTGTCTTCAGAAAATCCCTCAAGACAGACCAACCTCAGAGGTTCTTCTGAAG CACCGCTTTGTGCTCCGGGAGCGGCCACCCACAGTCATCATGGATCTCATCCAGAGGACTAAGGATGCTGTGCGGGAGCTGGACAACCTGCAGTACCGAAAGATGAAGAAGATCCTGTTCCAAGAGGCACCCAATGGCCCTGGTGCTGAGgccccagaggaagaggag GAGGCCGAGCCCTATATGCACCGGGCTGGGACGCTGACCAGTCTAGAGAGTAGCCACTCAGTGCCCAGCATGTCCATCAGCGCCTCCAGCCAGAGCAGTTCGGTCAACAGCCTAGCAGATGCTTCAGacaatgaggaggaggaggaggaagaagaagaggaagaggaggaagaggaagggcccGAAGCCCGAGAGATGGCCATGATGCAGGAGGGGGAGCACACAGTCACCTCCCATAGTTCCATCATCCACCGACTGCCG GGTTCTGACAACCTGTATGATGACCCCTACCAGCCAGAGATGACCCCTGGCCCTCTCCAGCAGCCGGCAGCCCCAGCTCCCACCTCTACCACCTCTTCTGCCCGCCGCCGGGCCTACTGCCGCAACCGGGACCACTTTGCCACCATTCGTACTGCCTCCCTG GTCAGCCGCCAGATCCAGGAGCACGAGCAGGACTCGGCGCTGCGGGAGCAGCTGAGTGGCTATAAGCGGATGCGACGACAGCACCAGAAGCAGCTGCTGGCCCTCGAGTCGCGGCTGCGGGGTGAGCGCGAGGAGCACAGCGCGCGGCTGCAGCGGGAGCTTGAGGCCCAGCGGGCTGGCTTTGGGGCTGAGGCAGAAAAGCTGTCCCGGCGGCACCAGGCCATCGGTGAGAAGGAGGCTCGAGCTGCCCAGGCCGAGGAGCGGAAGTTCCAGCAGCACATCCTTGGGCAGCAGAAGAAGGAGCTGGCCGCCCTGCTGGAGGCACAGAAGCGAACCTACAAACTGCGGAAGGAGCAGCTGAAAGAG GAGCTCCAGGAGAACCCCAGCACCCCGAAGCGGGAGAAGGCCGAGTGGCTTctgaggcagaaggagcagctCCAGCAGTGCCAGGCGGAGGAGGAGGCGGGGCTGCTGCGACGTCAGCGCCAGTACTTTGAGCTTCAGTGTCGCCAGTATAAGCGCAAGATGCTGCTGGCTCGTCACAGCCTGGACCAGGACCTGCTGCGGGAG GATTTGAACAAGAAGCAGACCCAGAAGGACTTGGAGTGTGCGTTGCTGCTGCGGCAGCATGAGGCCACACGGGAGCTGGAGCTACGGCAGCTCCAGGCCGTCCAGCGCACACGGGCGGAGCTCACCCGCCTGCAGCACCAGACGGAGCTGGGTAACCAGCTGGAGTACAACAAGCGGCGTGAGCAAGAGTTGCGGCAGAAGCACGCGGCCCAGGTTCGCCAGCAGCCCAAGAGCCTCAAAGTACGTGCAGGCCAGCGTCCCCCGGGCCTCCCGCTCCCCATTCCTGGGGCTCTGGGACCACCCAGCACAGGCACCCCTAGAGAAGAGCAGCCCTGTTCATCTGACCAGGAGGCAGTCCTGAACCAAAGAAttctgggagaggaggaggaagcagttCCAGAGAGAAGGATTCTGGGAAAGGAAGGGGCCACCTTGGAGCCAGAGGAACAGAGGATATTGGGGGAAGAATCAGGAACCCCTAGTCCCGGTCCACAAAAACATAGGAGTTTGGTTGAGGAGGAAGTTTGGGGTCTGCCTGAGGAGGAGGTAGAAGAACTTAGAGTCCCATTCCTGGCACCCCAGGAGAGGAGCATTGTAGGCCAGGAGACAGCTGGGGAATGGAGGTTATGGGGGAAAGAGGATGGGAGCCTACTGGATGAGGAATTTGAGCttggctggatcccaggcccgGCACTGACCCCAGTtcccgaggaggaggaggaagaggaagagggagctcCAATTAGGACCCCAAGGGATCCTGGAGATGGCTGTCCCTCACCAGACATCCCCCCTGAGCCCCCTCCAACACATCTGAGGCACGGCCCTGCTAGCCAGCTCCCTGGACTTCTGTCCCATGGTCTCCTGGCCGGCCTCTCCTTTGCAGTGGGGTCCTCCTctggcctcctgcccctcctACTCCTGCTGCTCCTCCCACTGCTGGCAGCgcagggtgggggtggcctgCAGGCCTCACTGCTGGCCCTTGAGGTGGGGCTGGTGGGCCTGGGGGCCTCCTACCTACTTCTTTGTACAGCTCTGCACCTGCCCCCCAGTCTGTTCCTACTCCTGGCCCAGGGCACCGCACTGGGGGCCGTCCTGGGTCTGAGTTGGCGCCGTGGCCTTATGGGTGTCCCTCTGGGCCTTGGGGCTGCCTGGCTCTTAGCCTGGCCAGGCCTGGCTCTACCTCTGGCAGCTCTCGCAGCTGGGGGCAAATGGTTGCGGCAGCAGGGCCCCCGGATGCGCCGGGGTATCTCTCGACTCTGGTTGCGGGCTCTCCTGCGCCTATCGCCCATGGCCTTTCGTGCCCTACAGGGCTGTGGGGCTGTGGGGGACCGGGGCCTGTTTGCACTCTACCCCAAAACCAACAAGGATGGCTTCCGCAGCCGTTTGCCTGTCCCTGGGCCCCGGCGGGGTAATCCCCGCACTGCCCGACACCCACTAGCCCTGTTGGCGAGGTTTTGGACCCTGTGCAAGGGCTGGAACTGGCGCCTGGCACGGGCCAGCCAGGGTTTAGCCTCCCACTTGCCCCCCTGGGCCATCCACACACTGGCCAGCTGGGGCCTGCTCCGGGGTGAAAGGCCCAGCCGTATCCCTCGGCTGCTGCCACGCAGCCAGCGCCGGCTGGGGCCTCCTGCCTCTCGCCAGCCAGTGCCTGGGACTCTAACTGGGCGGCGATCCCGAACCCGCCAGTCCCGGGCCCTGCCTCCCTGGAGGTAA